Proteins encoded by one window of Halichondria panicea chromosome 8, odHalPani1.1, whole genome shotgun sequence:
- the LOC135340032 gene encoding Golgi SNAP receptor complex member 1-like codes for MAASKRSHWEDLRKESRRLETEIDLKLVSFSKLGSTYSHRDDSVDGPVRTGHVFDTMTLEIEQLISKLRGVNDALNEYVSTVSSTSPSGSLYHTLQRHNEILQDYNKEFTRTKANIVAQRQREELLGQSRRDYKVSSGLNRRTELYLKENEQIRGSERLADEAISIAMSTKENLSHQRNVFAGVTNKVSSITSRFPLINSVVQKINIRKRRDSFILGGVVAVCIVILLIFVLR; via the exons ATGGCTGCCTCCAAGAGAAGTCACTGGGAAG ATCTCCGTAAGGAATCCCGACGTCTAGAGACTGAGATCGACCTGAAGCTTGTATCGTTCAGCAAGCTGGGCTCTACCTACAGCCACAGGGATGACAG TGTTGACGGTCCGGTAAGGACAGGGCATGTGTTTGACACTATGACACTGGAGATAGAGCAACTGATATCTAAG TTGCGTGGAGTGAATGATGCTCTGAATGAGTACGTGTCAACAGTGAGCAGCACCTCCCCAAGTGGTAGTCTCTATCACACACTGCAGCGGCACAATGAGATATTGCAGGACTATAACAAAGAGTTTACAAGAACTAAG GCAAATATTGTGGCTCAGAGACAGAGAGAGGAGCTGCTAGGACAGTCAAGGAGAGA CTACAAGGTCTCATCAGGACTCAACAGAAGAACAGAACTGTACTTAAAAGAGAATGAACAAATACGAGG GTCTGAGAGACTTGCGGATGAGGCCATCAGTATTGCCATGTCTACAAAAGAAAATCTCTCTCATCAAAGAAACGTATTCGCAGGAGTCACCAACAAAGTTTCCTCCATAACCA GTCGGTTCCCGCTAATCAACAGTGTAGTTCAAAAGATCAATATTCGGAAGAGAAGGGACTCTTTCATACTCGGTGGAGTAGTGGCTGTCTGCATCGTTATTCTGCTGATTTTTGTGTTGAGATAG
- the LOC135340033 gene encoding mitochondrial fission process protein 1-like — protein sequence MDQPQDRVRDVFREIPLRYLGYANELGESFRHMVPLRLVCFSYVISSGYVLSHAIFQGLHANKTDKVVLQQTPIHGYHSVNSSHQNHNVKVSPGIAFLDTLLWQGLASVLIPGIAINRLCAISRTVLNKRAMHLLGSASKKWIVTGIGLAAIPIIIHPIDSFVDKLMESIVSLRSECQTITK from the exons ATGGACCAGCCTCAAGACAGGGTTAGGGATGTGTTCAGAGAGATTCCATTGAGATACTTGG GTTATGCTAATGAACTTGGTGAATCTTTTCGCCACATGGTCCCACTGAGGCTGGTTTGCTTTAGCTATGTCATATCCTCTGGCTATGTACTGTCACACGCTATATTCCAAGGCCTTCATGCGAACAAAACTGATAAAGTTGTCCTTCAGCAAACGCCAATACATGGCTATCACAGTGTGAACAGTTCACATCAGAACCACAACGTGAAGGTGTCTCCTGGAATAGCATTTCTGGACACACTGTTATGGCAGGGGCTGGCCTCTGTGTTAATACCTGGTATAGCCATCAATAGACTGTGTGCCATTTCAAGGACTGTGTTGAACAAAAGGGCAATGCATTTGTTGGGATCAGCAAGTAAGAAGTGGATTGTTACTGGGATAGGACTAGCAGCCATTCCCATCATCATACACCCTATAGACAG TTTTGTGGACAAGCTAATGGAGTCTATTGTTAGTCTAAGATCAGAATGCCAAACTATCACAAAATAA
- the LOC135340026 gene encoding calcium/calmodulin-dependent protein kinase kinase 1-like, which produces MSLAGPVLSIQPVVSQHTPHTLTPMATPLSIDLESSSNDLLGIPARRDRANSEGDVHAASQIIALPPSPLAIYGESSLSSSSSTQSPSINRSRSMPRGEQGVSQSLNGFLTPNSNRRPAQSQRFMRRAETIDTHNIHREEFEDHTLLNQYKVLDIIGHGSYGIVRKAMSMDNEETYAMKIVAKGRLKKKGQLCRPQKKRVVKSPLDNIKRETAILKKLNHPNVVRLLEVLDDPSEDDFILVFEFVPKGPVINNLPMHELFTEEQGRNYFIDMILGLEYLHSQHVIHRDIKPMNLLLDDNFRVKIADFGVSEEIERTESNLSRYAGTPAFVAPECLDGSKMSYQGQPVDIWAAGVTLYCFILGKVPWSPPSIVDLHEQIKTEDPPLPDSLPDDLKDLLQKLLEKDQKKRITIPQIREHPWILKSTRPVPSREENCNVEISVSEEDMEQAFKTYRTPIHILAMIKQMARKKSLRHPFSPRTTPTSSPATSPGTSPRHSLDEENATKSSIPHKVQGSLRKREKFASTHNAPPIVVDNADAARSQ; this is translated from the exons ATGAGCTTAGCAGGCCCAGTGCTGTCTATTCAACCTGTAGTGTCCCagcacaccccacacaccctcaccccaATGGCAACACCTCTGTCAATAGACCTAGAGAGCTCATCCAACGATCTACTCGGTATACCAGCTAGAAGAGACCGTGCCAATAGTGAAGGCGATGTTCATGCTGCTTCCCAGATTATTGCATTGCCTCCATCACCACTGGCTATCTATGGT GAGTCTTCGCTGAGCAGTTCAAGTTCAACACAGTCCCCAAGTATTAATCGTAGTCGATCAATGCCCCGAGGAGAGCAGGGTGTCTCTCAGAGTTTGAATGGATTTCTCACACCTAATTCAAATCGCAGACCCGCACAATCACAACGATTCATGAGAAGAGCCGAGACCAttgacacacacaacatacacagAGAGGAGTTTGAG GATCACACTCTATTGAATCAGTACAAAGTTCTTGACATCATTGGCCAT GGTTCTTACGGTATCGTCAGAAAAGCAATGAGTATGGACAATGAAGAGACCTAT GCAATGAAGATTGTGGCCAAAGGAAGACTCAAGAAGAAAGGACAGTTAT GTCGACCACAAAAGAAGAGAGTTGTGAAGAGCCCACTGGACAACATAAAGAGGGAAACTGCTATCTTGAAGAAACTTAACCACCCTAACGTGGTACGTCTGTTAGAGGTGTTGGATGACCCCAGTGAAGATGATTTCATACTAG TATTCGAGTTCGTTCCTAAAGG GCCTGTGATCAACAATCTGCCCATGCACGAGCTATTCACAGAGGAACAGGGTCGAAACTACTTTATTGACATGATACTGGGCTTGGAATATC tGCACTCCCAGCACGTCATACACAGAGACATTAAGCCAATGAATCTACTGCTGGATGACAACTTCAGAGTCAAG ATTGCAGATTTTGGTGTGTCTGAGGAGATAGAACGAACAGAGTCGAACTTGTCAAGATATGCAGGGACGCCAGCGTTCGTGGCACCCGAGTGCCTTGATG GATCTAAAATGTCGTATCAAGGTCAACCTGTAGACATCTGGGCGGCTGGTGTCACTCTCTACTGCTTTATATTGGGAAAG GTACCATGGTCCCCACCATCCATTGTCGACCTCCATGAGCAGATAAAGACAGAAGA TCCTCCATTGCCTGACTCTCTACCCGATGACCTCAAAGACCTGCTACAAAAACTACTGGAGAAGGACCAGAAGAAACGAATCACCATTCCCCAGATCCGGGAACATCCGTGGATTCTAAAGAGCACCAGACCAGTTCCTTCACGAGAGGAGAACTGTAATGTTGAGATCAGTGTGAGTGAAGAGGATATGGAGCAAGCATTCAAGACTTACAGGACACCCATTCACATTTTG GCAATGATCAAGCAAATGGCAAGAAAGAAATCATTGCGACACCCCTTCTCCCCCAGAACCACCCCTACCTCTTCACCTGCTACCTCTCCTGGCACATCACCAAG GCATAGCCTTGATGAAGAAAATGCCACCAAATCATCTATCCCACATAAAGTCCAGGGCTCTCTTAGAAAACGAGAGAAATTTGCAAGCACCCACAATGCCCCTCCGATTGTAGTGGACAATGCTGATGCAGCAAGATCACAATAA
- the LOC135340027 gene encoding RNA-binding protein FUS-like, translating to MAAQQGGGFQNYPPPAPAGGAGYGQAQQATTQPAGYGYQQSQAGQQPAAYGGGYQYSTPGGAAPVPPVPPGTYPPTSQPAPAGYSAAQPTAGYAPPVQPAGGYSAAVPPVGGSSQYGGQPPPQQPPAGQPGYAPGGPPPPAPNYPTPPGAPYQPPPGVPPPGPPPGGQGFPPPGGNFGGGRPPAYGGYGGERDGGFGRREGGHSGPPRSGGGYMGGGGPGNGGLQGEKRIREDAVYITNLTDDVSEEKMGELFGSIGVIKYNRKTQKPHITLYTDKRTGKFKGEALVVYEDPSAAKAAIEWFNGKDHFGSNIKVEYATHIEPPGGYGGYRGGGGGGGGFRGSGRGGGDFGGRGGRDFGDRGGDRGDRGGRGRGSFVQAAGDWECPDPNCRNMNFARRHECNRCGVSRPGGGGDMGGGMRGGGGFRGRGGDRGGYRGRGRGGPDRYRDNDRSGGRSRPY from the exons ATGGCGGCACAACAAGGAGGAG GATTTCAAAACTACCCTCCACCAGCACCAGCAGGAGGAGCTGG GTATGGACAAGCCCAACAAGCTACAACCCAACCAGCTGGATATG GTTATCAACAATCACAAGCAGGCCAACAACCAGCTGCCTATGGTGGAGGATACCAGTACAGTACCCCAGGGGGAGCAGCACCAGTTCCCCCTGTCCCACCAGGAACGTACCCCCCTACCTCTCAACCAGCACCAGCTGGTTATTCTGCAGCTCAGCCTACGGCTGGATACGCCCCACCTGTCCAACCAGCCGGTGGATATAGTGCTGCCGTGCCCCCTGTTGGTGGGTCTAGTCAATATGGAGGGCAACCACCTCCACAGCAGCCACCAGCTGGACAG CCTGGTTATGCTCCGGGTGGCCCGCCCCCTCCTGCTCCCAATTACCCCACTCCCCCTGGAGCCCCATACCAACCACCACCTGGAGTACCGCCCCCTGGCCCACCACCTGGTGGACAAGGGTTTCCCCCACCTGGGGGTAACTTTGGAGGCGGTCGCCCCCCGGCATATGGTGGATATGGTGGTGAGAGAGACGGAGGGTTCGGACGACGTGAAGGTggacacagtggaccacctcG AAGCGGTGGTGGCTAtatgggtggtggtggccCAGGGAACG GAGGATTACAAGGAGAGAAGCGGATTAGAGAAGATGCTGTGTACATTACAAATCTTACTGATGACGTCTCAGAAGAGAAGATGGGGGAGCTGTTTGGCTCTATTGGTGTTATAAAG tacaacCGCAAGACGCAGAAACCACACATCACTCTGTACACAGACAAGAGGACAGGCAAATTTAAG GGAGAGGCTTTGGTTGTCTATGAAGACCCTAGTGCAGCTAAAGCAGCCATTGAATGGTTTAACG GTAAAGATCATTTTGGCAGTAACATCAAAGTGGAGTATGCCACCCACATTGAGCCGCCTGGAGGTTATGGTGGTTACcgtggaggaggggggggaGGAGGAGGGTTTAGAGGTTCTGGAAGGGGTGGCGGAGATTTTGGTGGTCGTGGAGGTCGGGATTTCGGTGACCGCGGTGGTGATCGTGGTGACCGCGGTGGCAGGGGTAGAGGGTCTTTTGTTCAAGCCGCAGGAGACTGGGAATGTCCAGATCCAAA TTGTAGGAATATGAATTTTGCTCGTCGCCATGAGTGCAATCGCTGTGGTGTTTCTCGGCCTGGGGGTGGTGGTGACATGGGTGGAGGAATGCGTGGTGGCGGTGGCTTCCGTGGGCGTGGCGGTGACAGGGGTGGATATCGTGGACGTGGGAGGGGAGGTCCAGACCGATATAG AGACAATGATAGATCTGGTGGAAGAAGCAGGCCATACTAA
- the LOC135340025 gene encoding acetyl-coenzyme A thioesterase-like, giving the protein MLQMSTENEDRGPHWALKKVPTKRLLPNPTSVEVHEWVMPSCCFQHEQQFLRHGHLLRWMDVAACLSAEKHARVPCVTVSIDDIIFNSSVSVGHVVILKALVNRSFTSSLEVDVRVKSENPITGAQQDVCNALFVFVARPKDGSKVKLPPVAIETEEETKEHLLAGERRRKRVTYAKDLEQLLTNIQRFKITTTRRDSSADIKKISVSSTCVHTVQIVLPVHANHHGTTFGGQIMEWMTDIATISALRLCRAAVTLEGIQSVIFRGPSHVGERVSLKSSVNKVFSNNRFEVGVRVEGYDVGGEPRHINSAFYIFRADQGDLIIPEPVIESKVEEDRAGLALARHCLWLDRKAIQYDKSEVALNPENVYDLIYKSTSKLMTNYVRNYWEIVQTEQTFEFCKFQEKENLIVKVSDNLSGVTASVVYEKLANFKNRSKWDFLCKHIKVVKPVSEDDFVIHLVYKTLEHEAKELPKDFVLLASKRKTQGKNGETIYMLAFTSVTTEDLPPLRNYQRSTVLSSGYILEDSSLSPSSPSCKLTYVHQLGSSTMPFFARDLVGVSSLLQKLYLSLRAFIFS; this is encoded by the exons ATGCTGCAGATGTCTACTGAGAATGAAGACAGAGGTCCACACTGGGCCCTCAAAAAGGTCCCCACAAAGCGGTTGCTTCCCAACCCCACCAGTGTGGAGGTTCATGAGTGGGTCATGCCCTCTTGCTGCTTCCAACACGAACAGCAGTTTTTGAGACACGGACACTTGTTGCGGTGGATGGATGTCGCAGCGTGTTTGTCTG CTGAGAAACATGCGCGAGTGCCTTGTGTGACTGTATCGattgatgacatcatcttcAATTCATCTGTCag TGTTGGACATGTAGTGATACTCAAAGCACTTGTAAACAGATCCTTTACATCCAGTCTTGAG GTTGATGTGAGGGTGAAAAGTGAGAATCCAATTACTGGTGCCCAACAAGACGTCTGCAAT GCTCTGTTTGTATTTGTGGCCAGACCCAAAGATGGAAGCAAA GTTAAACTTCCTCCAGTTGCCATAGAAACAGAAGAGGAGACTAAAGAGCACTTGTTGGCAGGGGAAAGAAGGAGGAAGAG AGTGACTTATGCTAAGGATCTGGAACAATTGCTCACAAATATTCAGAGATTTAAGATAACTACAA CTCGTCGGGACTCTTCTGCGGACATCAAAAAGATCTCAGTGTCAAGCACATGTGTACACACGGTGCAGATTGTATTGCCAGTGCATGCCAACCATCATGGCACTACATTTGGAGGGCAG ATCATGGAGTGGATGACTGATATTGCTACCATCTCAGCACT TCGCCTGTGTCGAGCCGCAGTGACGTTGGAAGGAATCCAGTCCGTCATTTTTAGAGGGCCCTCACATGTTGGTGAAAGAGTGTCACTGAAGTCATCAGTAAACAAAGTCTTCTCCAACAACAG GTTTGAGGTTGGTGTTCGTGTGGAGGGGTACGATGTCGGTGGAGAGCCAAGACACATTAACAGTGCTTTTTACATCTTTAGAGCAGATCAGGGTGATTTGATTATTCCTGAGCCTGTTATCGAGTCCAAG GTGGAAGAGGATAGAGCTGGTCTAGCGTTGGCCAGGCACTGTTTGTGGTTAGACCG GAAAGCGATCCAATACGACAAGAGTGAAGTTGCTCTAAACCCTGAGAATGTG TATGATCTAATATACAAGTCCACCTCCAAACTTATGACCAACTACGTACGCAACTATTGGGAAATCGTTCAGACAGAACAAACC TTTGAGTTCTGCAAGTTTCAAGAGAAGGAGAACCTCATTGTTAAAGTAAGTGACAACCTAAGTGGGGTGACAGCCAGTGTCGTCTATGAGAAGCTAGCCAATTTTAAGAATAGATCAAAGTGGGATTTCCTTTGCAA GCACATTAAGGTTGTGAAACCAGTGAGTGAGGATGACTTTGTAATTCATCTTGTGTACAAGACCCTGGAACATGAGGCAAAGGAGCTTCCAAAAGACTTTGTTCTTCTTGCATCGAAGAGAAAAACGCAAGGGAAAAA TGGAGAAACCATTTATATGCTAGCGTTCACCTCTGTCACTACTGAAGACCTTCCACCGCTGAGAAACTATCAGAGATCCACT GTGTTGTCTTCTGGCTACATTCTGGAAGACTCCTCACTGTCTCCTAGTAGTCCATCGTGTAAGCTGACCTATGTCCATCAATTGGGCTCTTCTACCATGCCGTTCTTTGCACGAGACCTTGTAGGTGTGTCATCACTTTTGCAGAAACTGTATCTTAGTTTGAGAGCATTCATTTTCTCTTAG